In one Natronosalvus amylolyticus genomic region, the following are encoded:
- a CDS encoding tyrosine--tRNA ligase yields MDTYDLLTRNVDEVVTDEEVRELASDPDGKRVYVGYEPSGVLHLGHLLTANKLIDLQNAGMEVVILLADVHAYLNGKGTFEEIRETAEQMRAQFLAYGLEESQTEFVYGSSYQLEEDYVLDVHELELSTTLNRAQRAMAELQGDETAKVSHVVYPLMQALDIEYLDLDLAVGGMDQRKVHMLMREELPKLGYDARPCLHTPIVADLTTGEGKMSSSTGVTISMEDSTADLEEKVNSAFCPPTRDPEGDLENPVLELFEYHVFPRFETVLVERPDKYGGDLEYDGYEALAADLESGELHPADAKGTLASYLDELIAPGREKLREIRDD; encoded by the coding sequence ATGGACACCTACGACTTGCTGACGCGGAACGTCGACGAGGTCGTCACCGACGAGGAGGTGCGCGAGCTAGCCAGCGACCCGGATGGCAAGCGCGTCTACGTCGGCTACGAGCCCTCGGGCGTGTTGCATCTCGGGCATCTCCTCACGGCGAACAAACTCATCGACCTCCAGAACGCGGGTATGGAGGTCGTCATCCTGCTCGCCGACGTTCACGCCTACCTGAACGGAAAGGGGACCTTCGAGGAAATTCGCGAGACGGCTGAACAGATGCGCGCTCAGTTTCTGGCCTACGGCCTCGAGGAATCCCAGACGGAGTTCGTCTACGGCTCGAGTTACCAACTCGAGGAGGACTACGTGCTCGACGTCCACGAACTCGAGTTGTCGACGACGCTCAACCGCGCACAGCGCGCGATGGCCGAACTCCAGGGCGATGAGACGGCAAAAGTGAGCCACGTGGTCTACCCGCTGATGCAGGCACTGGACATCGAATACCTCGACCTCGACCTCGCCGTGGGTGGGATGGACCAGCGAAAAGTCCACATGCTCATGCGCGAAGAGCTCCCGAAACTGGGCTACGACGCCCGACCGTGTCTGCACACCCCGATCGTGGCCGACCTCACGACGGGCGAGGGCAAGATGTCCTCGAGTACCGGCGTCACGATTTCGATGGAAGACTCGACGGCCGACCTCGAGGAGAAGGTCAACTCGGCGTTCTGTCCCCCGACTCGAGACCCTGAGGGTGACCTCGAGAACCCCGTCCTCGAACTGTTCGAGTACCACGTGTTCCCCCGCTTCGAGACCGTGCTGGTCGAGCGTCCGGACAAGTACGGCGGCGACCTCGAGTACGACGGCTACGAGGCGCTGGCGGCGGACCTCGAGTCCGGCGAGTTGCATCCCGCAGACGCGAAAGGGACGCTCGCGAGTTACCTCGACGAACTGATCGCGCCCGGCCGCGAGAAACTTCGAGAGATTCGCGACGATTGA
- a CDS encoding transporter, whose translation MARLSTIVILIGIALLFVPVPPVASIPLGIVVVVIGLGLRLVTGA comes from the coding sequence ATGGCTCGTCTCTCGACGATCGTGATACTGATCGGTATCGCGCTCCTGTTCGTTCCCGTACCGCCGGTCGCATCGATTCCCCTGGGGATCGTCGTGGTCGTAATCGGCCTCGGCCTCAGGTTGGTTACCGGCGCCTGA
- a CDS encoding DUF6691 family protein, whose protein sequence is MSTDGVRQEHEQHPLFLALVFVGGLLFGVGLAVSNMAQPEVVLSFLQFADFGLLFVMFGAAIVTGIVFFGAPRVLGSAPLTGKPYERRLKELDRNVVVGGGIFGVGWGLSGICPGAAYASLGIGNYAILWGIVGMFVGAYVQGYWRSTPTTSSVGTTKAD, encoded by the coding sequence ATGAGCACCGACGGCGTCAGGCAGGAACACGAACAGCACCCGCTGTTCTTGGCGCTGGTGTTCGTCGGTGGCCTGTTGTTCGGCGTCGGCCTCGCCGTGAGTAACATGGCCCAGCCAGAGGTCGTCCTCTCGTTTTTGCAGTTTGCCGACTTCGGTCTCCTGTTCGTGATGTTCGGTGCAGCCATCGTCACCGGGATCGTCTTTTTCGGCGCGCCTCGAGTCCTGGGGAGTGCGCCCCTTACCGGGAAGCCGTACGAACGACGGCTCAAGGAACTGGACCGGAACGTGGTTGTCGGCGGCGGCATCTTCGGCGTCGGCTGGGGCCTGTCGGGCATCTGTCCGGGTGCCGCCTACGCCAGTCTCGGCATCGGCAACTACGCCATCCTCTGGGGTATCGTCGGCATGTTCGTCGGCGCGTACGTCCAGGGTTACTGGCGCTCGACGCCCACCACCTCGAGCGTGGGCACGACGAAAGCCGACTGA
- a CDS encoding YeeE/YedE family protein has protein sequence MLPLETLALLADVVPAEPFPEGIAHYAVGGLLVGLGVTVIYLGTGIAAGASTFLESTLSYGSKLSRFDRYRASRDWRVVFTVGIVAGAAGYQLATGDGIWVTEVAWWRLLLGGILVGIGTRLGKGCTSGHGVCGVGSVSGTSFIGVISFLLVAIVTAHLVMAAGVTP, from the coding sequence ATGCTTCCACTCGAGACACTCGCATTGCTCGCCGATGTCGTTCCGGCCGAACCGTTCCCCGAGGGCATCGCCCACTACGCCGTTGGCGGATTGCTCGTCGGGCTCGGCGTGACCGTCATCTATCTCGGCACGGGTATCGCCGCCGGAGCCAGTACCTTCCTCGAGTCGACGCTCTCCTACGGCTCGAAGCTGTCCCGGTTCGACCGGTATCGGGCCTCTCGAGACTGGCGGGTCGTCTTTACGGTCGGTATCGTCGCCGGTGCCGCTGGGTACCAACTCGCGACTGGCGACGGTATCTGGGTCACCGAAGTCGCCTGGTGGCGACTACTCCTCGGCGGGATTCTCGTCGGTATCGGGACCCGTCTCGGGAAAGGCTGTACCTCCGGACACGGCGTCTGTGGGGTCGGCTCGGTCTCGGGGACCTCCTTCATCGGCGTCATCTCGTTCCTGCTGGTCGCTATCGTCACCGCACACCTCGTCATGGCCGCGGGGGTGACCCCATGA
- a CDS encoding succinylglutamate desuccinylase/aspartoacylase domain-containing protein, producing MRVAQLGSGTPEIAVVAGIHGDEPCGVRAVERLLETDPSVKRPVKLVIANELALERGVRYVDEDLNRAFPGHTEATTHEGQLAAKLADELEHCLTFSMHSTQSHAEPFAIVEALGERARDICPQLPISAIVETGPYADGRLFSEVDTIEIECGLQGSDAAVENAHQLTRAFLTAVDVLPGDTVRRDVPVFELVDRIDKTAADTYEVFVENFQRVEAGSPFAAADGEKQVASEPFYPVLMSPYGYRNVFGYTARKLETLSGSTAAD from the coding sequence ATGAGAGTTGCACAGCTCGGGTCGGGGACGCCCGAAATCGCCGTCGTCGCCGGTATCCACGGTGACGAACCCTGTGGCGTCCGGGCCGTCGAACGACTGCTCGAGACCGACCCGTCCGTCAAACGGCCGGTCAAACTCGTAATCGCGAACGAGTTGGCTCTCGAGCGAGGGGTCCGTTACGTCGACGAAGACCTCAACCGCGCGTTTCCGGGCCACACCGAAGCGACGACTCACGAGGGGCAATTGGCAGCGAAACTGGCAGACGAACTCGAGCACTGTCTAACCTTTTCGATGCACTCGACGCAGAGTCACGCTGAGCCGTTCGCCATCGTCGAAGCCCTCGGCGAGCGTGCCAGAGATATCTGTCCCCAGTTACCGATCAGCGCCATCGTCGAAACAGGCCCGTATGCGGATGGCCGACTGTTTAGCGAGGTGGATACCATCGAGATCGAGTGCGGCCTCCAGGGGAGTGACGCAGCCGTCGAAAACGCACACCAACTCACTCGCGCGTTCCTGACCGCCGTCGACGTCTTGCCGGGTGATACCGTCCGTCGGGACGTTCCGGTGTTCGAACTGGTCGACCGCATCGATAAAACCGCAGCAGACACCTACGAGGTGTTCGTCGAGAACTTCCAGCGCGTGGAAGCTGGCAGCCCCTTCGCGGCCGCAGACGGCGAAAAACAGGTCGCCTCCGAGCCTTTTTATCCCGTCTTGATGTCGCCCTATGGCTATCGGAACGTCTTCGGCTACACCGCCCGGAAACTCGAGACGCTGTCGGGGTCGACTGCCGCCGATTGA
- a CDS encoding MGMT family protein: MDESADAGIYARHSPYLERYVQIGVAGDRVLSISFPDQPDENAVEGDEANEHPLLDQLFEYLDGVNEVGFDDVQIALTVPTDQRDILETLRTIPYGESVDVEAIARMTPDLNPEDDDDLITVRTALDKNPIPIVLPDHRVRNGPSAAPPGVEQKLRSLEGL; the protein is encoded by the coding sequence ATGGACGAGTCCGCCGATGCGGGTATCTACGCACGTCACTCGCCGTATCTCGAGCGGTACGTACAGATCGGTGTCGCTGGCGATCGCGTACTGTCTATTTCGTTTCCCGACCAACCCGACGAGAACGCCGTCGAAGGGGACGAGGCGAACGAGCATCCACTGCTGGACCAGCTATTCGAGTACCTGGATGGCGTCAACGAAGTGGGTTTCGATGACGTCCAGATCGCACTCACCGTCCCGACCGATCAGCGGGACATTCTCGAGACGCTTCGCACGATACCCTACGGCGAAAGCGTCGATGTGGAAGCGATCGCTCGAATGACGCCAGACCTGAATCCCGAGGACGACGATGACCTGATCACCGTCCGGACGGCACTCGATAAGAATCCGATTCCGATCGTGCTCCCGGATCATCGGGTTCGAAACGGACCGAGTGCGGCACCGCCAGGTGTCGAACAAAAACTTCGCTCGCTCGAGGGGCTCTGA
- a CDS encoding CPBP family intramembrane glutamic endopeptidase, translating into MTQWVTFAGITAIVLVVVLVLTRLTAEGLGLGTGESPPTGDQRPNAAETVWTGRRESELEENSATSPCESSDRERPEGETAGPPDGRSPATQTNGEADSSTAPGSSEFPISGSDPETSPGSASETSPDSDSETPPVDRQPHRPSPVEELSTMALLANVALTQGLFAGVLIGAIVYTNVPLETLGVALESEYLLTGITVGVLAGLILYVGNELGATIATHFGLEHDEGLRGLLAPDSTAGWAVLLGLVLPVVALFEELLFRAALIGALSAGFDIPLWILAVGSSAAFALGHGAQGRTGIVVTGLLGLVLAWLFITTGSLLVVVVAHYLINALEFLVHEWLGLEWTVGIAN; encoded by the coding sequence ATGACCCAGTGGGTGACGTTCGCCGGGATAACCGCCATCGTCCTCGTGGTGGTGTTGGTGTTAACCAGGCTGACCGCCGAGGGGCTGGGGCTCGGCACGGGTGAGAGCCCACCGACCGGCGACCAGCGACCGAACGCAGCAGAAACAGTGTGGACCGGCCGCCGAGAGTCGGAACTCGAGGAGAATTCGGCCACGTCGCCATGCGAGTCAAGCGACCGTGAGAGGCCGGAGGGTGAAACAGCCGGGCCGCCCGACGGTCGTTCGCCAGCAACGCAGACAAACGGGGAGGCCGATTCCAGCACAGCTCCAGGCTCGAGCGAGTTTCCGATCTCTGGATCTGACCCGGAAACATCACCGGGCTCTGCCTCCGAAACATCACCGGACTCTGACTCCGAAACACCACCGGTCGACCGGCAACCGCATCGCCCGTCGCCGGTCGAGGAGCTCTCGACGATGGCCTTACTGGCGAACGTTGCGCTCACCCAGGGATTGTTCGCGGGGGTGCTCATCGGGGCAATCGTCTACACAAACGTCCCACTCGAGACACTGGGCGTCGCGCTCGAAAGTGAGTATCTACTGACTGGCATCACGGTTGGCGTCCTTGCCGGGCTGATTCTCTACGTGGGGAACGAACTCGGGGCCACGATTGCGACCCACTTCGGTCTCGAACACGACGAAGGGCTTCGAGGGCTGCTGGCACCCGATAGTACCGCCGGCTGGGCCGTGTTGCTCGGCCTCGTCTTGCCAGTCGTCGCGCTGTTCGAGGAGCTCCTCTTTCGCGCCGCGCTAATCGGGGCACTGTCGGCGGGGTTCGATATCCCGCTGTGGATACTCGCCGTTGGCTCCTCGGCAGCGTTCGCTCTCGGTCACGGCGCACAGGGTCGAACCGGCATCGTCGTCACCGGTTTGCTAGGGCTGGTCCTCGCGTGGCTGTTCATCACAACGGGTAGCCTGCTGGTGGTCGTGGTGGCTCACTACCTGATCAACGCCCTCGAGTTCCTGGTGCACGAGTGGCTCGGCCTCGAGTGGACGGTGGGGATCGCCAACTGA
- the lonB gene encoding ATP-dependent protease LonB, with amino-acid sequence MSNDTNVDDPPADGAPEEESVPSAQEESSRTDDGSAGDGQGQAVDSSDTTGDVEAGAEDTTSVADEEPTDPLEESLSLLDGSSESDATDGDSDELAEGSPSDDETPTEDDIETVEDLGSSVEVDPGVEIDEEIEDEDLLGGLKIDSTEDIEVPDRLVDQVIGQDEARDIIIKAAKQRRHVMMIGSPGTGKSMLAKAMSQLLPKEDLQDVLVYHNPDDGNAPKVRTVPAGKGEQIIDAHKEEARKRNQMRSILMWIIIAIIVVYAIIARQILLGILAAGIIWLIFRYTSRGIDAMVPNMIVNNGEQRTAPFEDATGAHAGALLGDVRHDPFQSGGMETPSHDRVEPGSIHKSNKGVLFVDEINTLDVRTQQKLMTAIQEGEFAITGQSERSSGAMVQTEPVPCDFIMIAAGNLDAMENMHPALRSRIKGYGYEVYMDDTIEDTPEMRRKYARFIAQEVERDGRLPHFTRDAVEEVILEAKRRAGRKEHLTLHFRNLGGLVRVAGDIARAEDTDFTTREHVLQAKGRSRSIEQQLADDYIERRKDYELQVNEGGVEGRVNGLAVMGEDSGIMLPVMAEIAPTQGGGKVIATGQLKEMAEESVQNVSAIIKKFSDVDLSEKDVHIQFVQAGQQGVDGDSASITVATAVISALEDIPVDQSVAMTGSLSVRGDVLPVGGVTHKIEAAAKAGCTKVIIPKTNEQDVMIEDEYKDMIEIIPCDNISEVLDVALMGEPQKDSLVDRLKAITGSALDKSGPGATGTGSSPSPQ; translated from the coding sequence ATGAGTAACGATACGAACGTCGACGACCCTCCAGCGGACGGCGCCCCCGAGGAGGAATCCGTCCCATCCGCACAGGAGGAGTCGTCACGAACAGACGATGGCTCCGCCGGCGATGGCCAGGGACAGGCTGTGGATAGTTCGGACACCACTGGCGACGTCGAAGCAGGGGCCGAAGACACCACCTCTGTTGCAGACGAAGAACCCACAGATCCACTCGAAGAGTCGCTCTCACTGCTCGATGGCTCGAGCGAATCGGACGCAACCGATGGTGACAGCGACGAACTCGCTGAGGGATCCCCGTCCGATGACGAGACACCGACGGAAGACGACATCGAGACCGTCGAAGACCTCGGCAGTTCCGTCGAGGTCGACCCTGGCGTCGAAATCGATGAAGAGATCGAAGACGAGGACCTGCTCGGCGGCCTCAAAATCGATTCGACCGAAGATATCGAAGTCCCGGACCGACTCGTCGATCAGGTGATCGGACAGGACGAGGCTCGAGACATCATTATCAAGGCGGCCAAGCAGCGCCGTCACGTCATGATGATCGGTTCTCCCGGGACAGGGAAATCGATGCTCGCCAAGGCGATGAGTCAGTTGCTGCCGAAAGAGGACCTCCAGGACGTTCTCGTCTACCATAACCCGGACGACGGCAACGCACCGAAAGTGCGCACCGTTCCGGCTGGTAAGGGTGAACAGATCATCGACGCCCACAAGGAAGAAGCCAGGAAACGCAACCAGATGCGTTCGATCCTGATGTGGATCATCATCGCGATCATCGTCGTCTACGCGATCATCGCCAGGCAGATTCTGCTCGGGATTCTCGCTGCCGGTATCATCTGGCTGATCTTCCGGTACACCTCTCGTGGCATCGACGCGATGGTGCCGAACATGATCGTCAACAACGGCGAACAGCGCACGGCTCCGTTCGAGGACGCGACCGGTGCTCACGCCGGTGCGCTGCTCGGCGACGTCCGCCACGACCCGTTCCAGTCCGGTGGGATGGAGACGCCGAGCCACGACCGCGTCGAACCCGGTTCGATTCACAAATCGAATAAGGGCGTGTTGTTCGTCGACGAGATCAACACCCTCGACGTGCGAACCCAGCAGAAGCTGATGACCGCCATCCAGGAAGGCGAGTTCGCCATCACGGGTCAGTCCGAGCGCTCCTCGGGTGCGATGGTCCAGACCGAACCCGTCCCCTGTGATTTCATCATGATCGCTGCCGGGAACCTCGACGCGATGGAGAACATGCACCCCGCACTCCGCAGCCGTATCAAAGGCTACGGATACGAGGTCTACATGGACGACACCATCGAGGACACCCCCGAGATGCGCCGGAAGTACGCCCGGTTCATCGCCCAGGAAGTCGAGCGCGACGGCCGGCTTCCTCACTTTACCCGTGATGCCGTCGAGGAGGTCATCCTCGAGGCAAAACGCCGGGCTGGTCGCAAGGAGCACCTGACACTGCACTTCCGAAACCTCGGTGGGCTGGTTCGCGTTGCCGGCGACATCGCTCGAGCCGAGGACACCGACTTCACGACACGTGAACACGTCTTACAGGCGAAGGGGCGCTCGCGCTCTATCGAACAGCAACTGGCAGACGACTACATCGAACGCCGCAAAGACTACGAACTGCAGGTCAACGAGGGCGGCGTCGAGGGTCGTGTCAACGGGCTCGCCGTGATGGGCGAAGACTCCGGTATCATGCTGCCCGTGATGGCCGAAATCGCCCCCACACAGGGTGGCGGAAAAGTCATCGCCACGGGCCAGCTCAAGGAGATGGCCGAAGAATCCGTCCAGAACGTCTCGGCGATTATCAAGAAGTTCTCGGACGTCGACCTCTCCGAGAAGGACGTCCACATCCAGTTCGTCCAGGCCGGCCAACAGGGTGTCGACGGCGACTCGGCCTCCATTACGGTGGCGACGGCCGTCATCAGCGCCCTCGAGGACATCCCCGTCGACCAGTCGGTCGCGATGACCGGTTCGCTGTCGGTTCGCGGCGACGTGTTGCCGGTCGGTGGGGTCACCCACAAAATCGAGGCTGCTGCGAAAGCCGGCTGTACCAAGGTCATCATTCCCAAAACCAACGAGCAGGACGTGATGATCGAAGACGAGTACAAGGATATGATCGAGATCATCCCCTGTGACAACATCAGCGAAGTGCTGGACGTCGCCCTGATGGGCGAACCGCAGAAGGATTCGCTGGTTGACCGCCTCAAGGCGATCACCGGCTCCGCACTCGACAAATCCGGCCCTGGCGCGACCGGTACCGGTTCGAGTCCAAGTCCGCAGTAA